The following proteins come from a genomic window of Thermosinus carboxydivorans Nor1:
- a CDS encoding calcium-transporting P-type ATPase, PMR1-type, producing the protein MNSDKWYARTADEAIAFWQTNPYDGLSSSEVKARLNKFGFNQMAEKPPEPWWKYFLAQFQDFMVLVLLAATLISAFLGEYSDAITILAIVIINAILGFIQEYRAERSMQALKQLAAPTARVIRNGMIQQVAARELVPGDILVLEAGDKIAADGRLIDDHNLEVEEAALTGESLPVRKVANRQFGENAPLGDRKNMIYAGTSVTRGRGKAVVCATGMRTEVGHIAGLIQASEEADTPLERRLENLGRWLVWGCLAICFVVMVTGIFKGEPLFLMLMSGISLAVAAIPEGLPAIVTVSLALGVQRMIKRNAIVRKLPAVETLGCTTVICSDKTGTLTQNAMTVRRIYAGGQLFDVSGTGYDIKGEFFLNGQEFDPKKDKSLQQCLLIGTLCNNSVVKQNNVSITGLWRRKNGSGWTVEGDPTEGALVVAAAKAGIWRETVERMQSRTAEIPFESERRRMSVVYRMADGSHALYVKGAPDTVLELCRYYYNGTTEVPLTPELVASITLANESMTSQALRVLAVAYRNLSPAEAVNVSDADERELVFVGLIGMIDPPREEAKRAIALCKQAGIKTVMITGDHRNTAIAIAKELQMYKDDSDKALTGAELDALSDVQLAKIANQVSVYARVSPAHKLQIVRALRQNGHIVAMTGDGVNDAPAIKEADIGIAMGITGTDVSKEASSMVLLDDNFATIVGAVEEGRGIYDNIRKFIRYLLSCNIGEVLTMFIAALAGMPLPLLPVQILWVNLVTDGLPAMALGVDPSDPDIMNRPPRHPAESIFSRGLIRKIVTRGIQIGLSTVLVFAAVYYWKGDLPLARTMAFSTLVFCQLFHVFDCRSEVLTIHEIGILTNKFLVLAVCCSITMQLAVIYIPILRGIFETAPLSLIDWVCVLVVSGWTFILSTLRHFLRRSPGRRYAVSYR; encoded by the coding sequence ATGAATAGCGACAAATGGTATGCACGGACTGCAGATGAAGCGATAGCGTTCTGGCAGACCAATCCTTACGATGGTTTGTCATCTAGCGAAGTAAAAGCACGCTTAAATAAATTCGGGTTCAACCAAATGGCGGAAAAGCCGCCGGAGCCCTGGTGGAAATATTTTTTGGCCCAGTTTCAGGATTTTATGGTTTTGGTACTTTTGGCTGCAACGCTAATTTCTGCTTTTTTGGGTGAATACTCTGACGCCATAACCATCCTGGCGATTGTAATTATTAACGCCATTTTGGGTTTTATCCAGGAATACCGGGCCGAACGGTCTATGCAAGCTTTAAAGCAACTTGCCGCGCCGACGGCCAGGGTAATACGAAACGGCATGATTCAGCAAGTTGCCGCCCGCGAACTAGTGCCGGGAGATATTCTTGTCCTGGAAGCAGGGGACAAAATTGCCGCCGATGGACGCCTGATCGATGACCATAATTTGGAAGTGGAGGAGGCGGCCCTCACGGGGGAGTCGCTCCCTGTCCGTAAAGTCGCAAACCGTCAGTTCGGGGAAAACGCGCCATTGGGTGATCGAAAAAATATGATTTACGCCGGTACCAGTGTGACCCGTGGCCGGGGTAAGGCAGTCGTCTGCGCCACCGGTATGCGAACAGAAGTGGGGCATATTGCCGGGCTTATTCAGGCATCAGAAGAAGCGGACACACCCCTGGAGCGCCGTCTGGAGAATCTCGGACGATGGCTGGTCTGGGGCTGTTTGGCCATCTGCTTTGTTGTTATGGTCACCGGCATCTTTAAAGGAGAACCCTTGTTTCTTATGCTAATGTCCGGTATCAGCTTGGCGGTCGCGGCCATTCCGGAGGGATTGCCGGCGATAGTAACTGTTTCGCTTGCCCTTGGCGTACAGCGAATGATCAAACGCAATGCCATTGTTCGCAAACTGCCCGCCGTAGAGACGCTAGGGTGTACCACTGTCATTTGTTCCGATAAAACAGGCACGCTGACGCAAAATGCCATGACGGTTCGCCGGATTTATGCCGGAGGGCAGCTTTTCGACGTTTCTGGGACGGGTTATGACATTAAAGGAGAATTTTTCTTAAACGGGCAGGAATTTGACCCAAAAAAGGATAAGTCTTTACAACAATGCTTATTAATTGGCACTCTTTGCAATAATAGTGTGGTAAAACAGAACAATGTAAGTATTACAGGACTCTGGCGCAGAAAAAACGGTTCAGGATGGACAGTGGAAGGCGATCCTACCGAGGGGGCGCTTGTTGTTGCCGCGGCGAAAGCTGGTATTTGGCGCGAAACCGTTGAAAGAATGCAAAGTCGCACGGCGGAAATTCCTTTCGAATCGGAGCGCCGCCGGATGTCTGTCGTCTACCGGATGGCTGACGGAAGCCATGCTCTTTACGTTAAAGGTGCACCCGATACGGTTTTGGAACTTTGCCGTTATTATTACAACGGCACGACCGAAGTGCCCCTAACGCCGGAATTAGTTGCGTCCATCACATTGGCCAACGAGAGCATGACATCGCAAGCCCTGCGTGTTTTGGCCGTTGCCTATCGGAACCTTTCCCCTGCTGAAGCGGTAAATGTCAGCGACGCAGATGAGAGGGAACTTGTTTTTGTGGGCCTTATCGGCATGATTGATCCGCCACGGGAAGAGGCCAAAAGAGCTATAGCCTTGTGCAAGCAAGCCGGCATCAAAACTGTGATGATTACTGGCGATCATCGCAACACCGCCATTGCTATCGCCAAAGAACTGCAAATGTATAAGGATGATTCTGATAAAGCCCTTACCGGAGCGGAACTTGACGCTTTAAGCGATGTCCAGTTAGCAAAAATAGCCAATCAGGTATCAGTCTATGCCCGTGTGTCGCCGGCCCACAAGCTGCAAATTGTTCGTGCCCTCCGGCAAAACGGCCATATTGTGGCGATGACGGGCGATGGTGTTAACGATGCCCCTGCTATCAAGGAAGCCGACATCGGCATCGCCATGGGGATCACGGGAACTGACGTATCTAAGGAAGCTTCCTCCATGGTGCTCTTAGATGATAATTTCGCTACTATTGTCGGTGCGGTGGAGGAAGGCCGGGGCATTTACGATAATATTCGCAAGTTTATCCGCTATCTATTATCATGCAATATCGGCGAAGTGCTTACAATGTTTATTGCCGCCCTTGCGGGAATGCCTCTTCCGCTATTACCTGTCCAAATCTTGTGGGTCAATCTTGTTACGGACGGCCTGCCGGCCATGGCGTTAGGCGTTGATCCCAGCGACCCGGATATAATGAACCGGCCGCCCCGCCATCCAGCGGAAAGCATTTTTTCGCGTGGCTTAATCCGTAAAATTGTTACCCGCGGTATTCAAATTGGGTTAAGTACGGTCTTAGTTTTTGCCGCTGTATATTATTGGAAAGGCGATTTGCCGCTGGCGCGCACGATGGCCTTTAGTACATTGGTCTTCTGTCAATTGTTCCATGTTTTTGATTGTCGTTCCGAAGTATTAACCATTCATGAAATCGGCATACTTACCAATAAGTTTCTTGTATTGGCTGTTTGCTGTTCCATTACCATGCAATTAGCCGTAATCTATATTCCTATCTTGCGCGGTATTTTTGAAACAGCTCCTTTGTCGCTTATCGACTGGGTATGTGTGCTGGTTGTTTCCGGCTGGACCTTTATTCTTAGCACGTTACGGCATTTCTTGCGGCGGAGCCCCGGACGACGCTATGCCGTAAGTTATAGATAA
- the lspA gene encoding signal peptidase II yields MPILLLAAGIVLLDQSSKIYVLSRMLPGDSIPIISGIFHITLVLNPGAAFGLFEHQRIFFIAVAALMLGAVAYYVPRIPTGMMLLRWGTGLMAGGAAGNVIDRIRTGYVVDFFDFRIWPVFNIADIAIVTGVACIIFTLLKSGQEKDDSLDK; encoded by the coding sequence GTGCCGATATTATTACTGGCTGCGGGAATTGTACTGCTGGACCAGTCGTCGAAAATTTATGTTTTGTCACGAATGCTGCCTGGCGATTCTATTCCGATTATTTCTGGCATTTTTCATATAACTCTGGTCCTAAATCCCGGAGCGGCATTTGGACTATTTGAACACCAAAGGATATTTTTTATCGCCGTAGCAGCCCTAATGCTAGGGGCAGTTGCTTATTATGTTCCACGGATCCCGACAGGCATGATGCTGCTGCGTTGGGGCACGGGGCTTATGGCTGGCGGCGCGGCCGGTAATGTAATCGACCGAATTAGGACTGGCTATGTTGTCGATTTTTTCGATTTTCGCATTTGGCCGGTTTTTAATATCGCTGATATTGCTATTGTTACCGGCGTGGCTTGCATTATCTTTACCCTGTTAAAATCGGGGCAGGAAAAGGATGACAGCCTTGACAAATAA
- a CDS encoding methylglyoxal synthase, whose protein sequence is MHTIALIAHDRKKQEMLDFVIAHREILAKHNLVATATTGKLISEKTGLKVISYLSGPLGGDLQIGARIACKEIDLVIFLRDPLTAQPHEPDITALLRVCDVHNVPVATNERGAHLMLTALP, encoded by the coding sequence GTGCATACGATTGCCCTTATTGCCCATGATCGCAAAAAACAGGAAATGCTTGATTTTGTAATTGCCCACCGTGAAATATTGGCTAAACACAATTTAGTGGCCACGGCGACAACGGGAAAACTCATTAGCGAAAAAACCGGGCTGAAAGTTATCTCATATTTATCGGGCCCGCTTGGCGGGGATTTACAAATCGGAGCGCGGATCGCCTGCAAAGAGATTGATCTAGTTATTTTTTTGCGCGATCCTCTTACGGCTCAACCCCATGAACCAGATATTACTGCCTTACTGCGGGTGTGCGACGTTCATAATGTTCCAGTAGCGACGAATGAACGGGGTGCGCATTTGATGCTTACCGCATTACCATAA
- a CDS encoding Rqc2 family fibronectin-binding protein: MNPGGIASKTLAVELMGKYSNIIFIRDNSIVDAIRRIPASLSRRRQVLPGRPYLHPPARDGVNLLDITTETFLTKLCSVKNGLLTKAIIDVSVGIGPLTAKELVWRAGLPADIKIDQLDTADFASLAEAVQDLVSPLRNGSIQPAVVVDDQDSLIALAAYPLEHLNGYKTCFFPTMNEAVIFALGLDKIRRLPGKDVLEKVLSAELARLQRKITTLKQESDEALSAETWRQLADIIMANVYQIPKGVNQVKLPNLYDSHGDDSYVTIELDPLLTPVENAQSLYAKYNKLKRAQKLVAAQLQQCRQELAYLESIQLSLNQATSSLEIAEIRQELAAAGYLPQDSRNRRQVPASSTPLTGTTRGGFKFIAGKNNTQNDLVTFKVARPDDIWLHAKDIPGAHVILQCHGEEPADLDLWEAAQVAAYFSKGRQSSNVPVDFTRRRHVKKPAGAKPGFVIYEHQKTLYVTPDENLVTSLIDDK; encoded by the coding sequence ATGAATCCCGGCGGTATCGCCAGTAAAACACTAGCGGTAGAACTTATGGGTAAATATAGCAATATCATTTTTATACGTGACAATTCTATTGTGGACGCCATCCGGCGCATACCGGCTTCCCTGAGTCGTCGCCGCCAAGTGCTTCCCGGCAGGCCCTATCTGCATCCGCCGGCACGGGACGGCGTCAACTTACTGGATATAACAACCGAAACTTTCCTGACTAAACTCTGTTCGGTTAAAAATGGATTATTGACCAAAGCGATAATTGACGTATCCGTGGGTATTGGCCCTCTCACCGCCAAAGAGCTCGTGTGGCGTGCAGGCCTGCCTGCCGATATTAAAATAGACCAGCTTGATACGGCCGACTTTGCTTCTCTGGCCGAAGCAGTTCAGGACCTTGTGAGTCCTTTGCGCAATGGCTCGATTCAACCCGCCGTGGTTGTAGACGATCAAGATTCCCTTATTGCTCTCGCCGCCTACCCTCTTGAACATTTAAACGGCTATAAAACTTGCTTTTTCCCAACAATGAACGAAGCGGTTATTTTCGCTCTCGGTCTCGATAAAATCCGGCGGCTACCGGGCAAAGACGTTCTGGAAAAAGTTTTGTCGGCGGAGTTAGCGCGCCTGCAAAGAAAAATAACTACCCTTAAGCAAGAAAGTGACGAAGCCCTTTCCGCCGAAACATGGCGCCAGCTAGCCGACATTATTATGGCGAATGTCTACCAAATCCCTAAAGGCGTTAATCAGGTAAAATTGCCAAATCTGTATGATAGTCACGGAGACGACTCTTATGTAACCATCGAACTAGACCCTCTTCTAACACCAGTTGAAAATGCCCAATCCCTTTACGCTAAATATAACAAGCTGAAGCGAGCCCAAAAATTAGTTGCCGCCCAGCTGCAACAATGCCGTCAGGAGCTAGCTTATCTGGAAAGTATTCAGCTATCTCTCAATCAGGCCACTTCTTCGCTAGAAATTGCCGAAATCCGTCAAGAACTCGCTGCTGCAGGCTATCTTCCCCAAGATAGTCGCAACCGACGACAGGTGCCGGCATCATCGACACCCTTAACCGGGACAACGCGGGGCGGCTTTAAATTCATCGCAGGCAAGAATAATACCCAAAATGATCTTGTGACCTTCAAAGTTGCCCGCCCCGATGACATTTGGCTGCACGCCAAAGACATCCCGGGAGCACACGTTATCCTGCAGTGTCACGGCGAAGAGCCTGCCGATCTAGACCTTTGGGAAGCAGCACAAGTAGCGGCCTACTTTAGCAAAGGCCGGCAATCATCTAATGTCCCTGTTGATTTTACCAGACGCCGGCATGTAAAAAAGCCCGCCGGCGCCAAACCAGGATTTGTGATTTATGAGCACCAAAAAACTCTTTATGTCACACCGGACGAAAATCTTGTAACAAGCCTTATTGATGATAAATAA
- the pyrR gene encoding bifunctional pyr operon transcriptional regulator/uracil phosphoribosyltransferase PyrR yields the protein MAGLIEKTVIMDAQAIRRALIRVAHEIIEKNKGTGDLILVGIRTRGVPLAERLAQEIKKIEGVELPVGILDITLYRDDLSTLGHQPIVHGTQIPVDINGKKVILVDDVLYTGRTVRAALDAIVDIGRPRLIQLAVLIDRGHRELPIRADYVGKNVPTSRKEVVSVQVEPVDKADKVVIKEFAE from the coding sequence ATGGCTGGATTAATAGAGAAAACGGTAATTATGGATGCCCAGGCGATAAGACGGGCGCTAATTCGCGTTGCTCATGAAATTATCGAAAAAAACAAAGGTACCGGGGATCTGATTTTAGTCGGCATCCGCACGCGGGGCGTGCCGTTAGCCGAGCGTCTGGCCCAAGAAATAAAAAAAATCGAAGGAGTAGAGTTGCCAGTCGGCATTCTCGATATTACGCTTTACCGGGATGACTTGTCTACGCTTGGCCATCAGCCCATTGTCCATGGGACACAAATTCCCGTCGATATAAATGGCAAAAAGGTTATCCTTGTTGATGATGTTTTGTACACCGGACGGACCGTCCGGGCGGCCCTTGATGCTATTGTCGACATCGGGCGACCGCGTTTAATTCAGCTGGCGGTTTTAATTGACCGCGGCCATAGGGAATTGCCGATCCGGGCCGACTATGTGGGGAAAAATGTACCAACGTCGCGGAAAGAGGTGGTCAGTGTGCAAGTAGAACCGGTAGATAAGGCCGACAAGGTTGTTATTAAAGAATTTGCCGAGTGA
- a CDS encoding RluA family pseudouridine synthase, which translates to MTALTNKTFSFIAEDVDKGKRLDLFLVERLPELSRTHIQRIIAAGEVTVNGKAGKANYKLAPADYVTIRLPEPKPAEIKAEAISLDILYEDEDIIVINKPRGMVVHPAAGNYEGTLVNALLRHCDRLSGINGVSRPGIVHRLDKDTSGVMMVAKTDRAHLDLARQIKERTAGRKYVAIVHGNIKENQGIINAPIGRHPTDRKKMAVVFTNSKEAITTFQVLERFGDYTLVECRLFTGRTHQIRVHMAYIGHPVVGDPKYGPGRQRFAIMGQALHAAELTFQHPVTGERMSFTVPLPDDMRAILEELRRR; encoded by the coding sequence ATGACAGCCTTGACAAATAAAACATTTTCATTTATAGCAGAAGATGTAGACAAAGGAAAGCGGCTCGATTTGTTTTTAGTCGAGCGGCTGCCAGAATTATCGCGTACTCACATCCAAAGAATAATAGCTGCCGGCGAGGTAACGGTCAACGGCAAAGCAGGCAAGGCCAATTATAAATTAGCGCCCGCCGATTATGTCACCATCCGTTTGCCTGAGCCTAAACCAGCCGAAATAAAGGCTGAAGCCATTTCCCTTGATATTTTGTATGAGGACGAAGATATTATTGTAATAAATAAGCCCCGAGGAATGGTTGTACATCCTGCGGCCGGAAATTATGAAGGCACTCTTGTCAACGCCTTGCTCCGGCACTGTGATAGGTTGTCGGGAATTAACGGCGTTAGCCGTCCGGGGATTGTCCATCGTTTGGATAAAGATACATCAGGAGTAATGATGGTCGCTAAAACGGATCGTGCTCATCTTGATTTAGCGCGGCAAATCAAGGAGCGAACTGCCGGGCGTAAGTATGTGGCAATCGTTCATGGCAATATTAAAGAAAATCAGGGTATTATTAACGCGCCTATTGGCCGGCACCCTACAGATCGAAAAAAAATGGCCGTAGTTTTTACTAACAGCAAGGAAGCAATTACCACATTCCAAGTACTCGAACGCTTTGGCGACTATACGCTGGTAGAATGTAGATTGTTTACGGGGCGAACACATCAAATCAGAGTACATATGGCCTATATCGGTCACCCGGTTGTAGGCGACCCTAAGTATGGCCCTGGGCGTCAACGCTTCGCTATTATGGGGCAAGCGCTGCATGCTGCTGAATTGACCTTTCAGCATCCAGTAACAGGAGAACGTATGAGCTTCACAGTACCATTACCGGATGATATGCGCGCAATATTGGAGGAGCTGCGCCGCAGGTAG
- a CDS encoding PolC-type DNA polymerase III, with translation MHNYCIIPDRDCREFWKFVDNLAIANKYKDIIKRSIITRVEVNTAEGTWDLFINLAQPLPSKVFDLAAQYLSASCGLKRVTFHQTVGDLDTFLTNEWPKLVAQVSQGNQAIAVLLGHANYHFDGYTLTIEVEGELSAEMLISKKIDKSIRDYILYEFGQHCQVKFFSSKPAADIISDEDLMTPEYLEALTECQDLREKQDDNPVIFGRNIKDDPVPISSIQDEARNIVIEGEIIGFETRALRSGRTLLTFDLADTTDGISGKVFFDDAEEASKVAKILSEGMWVKVKGTIQFDKFGNELMMFADSMCRTHKQERMDTAAIPRVELHAHTRMSNMDAVVSVKQLIKTAAKWKHPAIAITDHGVVQAFPEAYEEAAKAGIKVIYGMEGYLFDDDITQARHIIILAKNAIGLRNLYRLVSLSHLKFLHRTPRIPRTALEEHREGLILGSACEAGELIQAILAGASEEELLKIASFYDYLEIQPIGNNAFLVREGKVADDEGLRRLNLRVCELGEKLNKPVVATCDVHFLNPEDEVYRRILMTGQGFADADQQPPLYFRTTDEMLSEFAYLGAEKAYEVVVENSRRISELIEHFKPIPDELYAPKIPGAEEQIRSMAYQRAIELYGDPLPEIVASRLKYELDSIINNGFAVLYLIAHKLVKKSLDDGYLVGSRGSVGSSFVATMTGITEVNPLAPHWRCPACKHSEFITDGSYGSGFDLPDKHCPQCQTLMQKDGHDIPFAVFMGFHGDKVPDIDLNFSGEYQPIAHKYTEELFGRDNVFRAGTIATIADKTAYGFVKNYFADKGYAVRNAYINKLVSGCTGVKRTTGQHPGGIMVVPRDMDVHHFTPIQYPADDKNSSTITTHFDYHSISSRLVKLDILGHDDPTVIKMLEDLTGIDAKQIPFDDAKTMSLFSSTEALGLTPEQLGTTVGTFGIPEFGTKFVRQMLEDTKPKTFSELVRISGFSHGTDVWLNNAQDLIKKGIAKLSEAISARDDIMVYLIQKGLEPQIAFKIMEGVRKGKGVKPEDVEYMRSKGVPEWYIESCQKIKYMFPKAHAVAYVMMAFRIAYCKVHYPLAFYASYFTVRATDFDADLIIQGEAALRSKINEFEQKGNNLSAKEKSQLTIMEMALEMYLRGYIFHPVDIYRSDAAKFLIVDNGLLPPIGSLQGVGDTAARNIVQARKERPFSSLDDLRTRARVSKTVIDTLKAHGCLDDLPETDQIMLFA, from the coding sequence ATGCACAACTATTGTATTATACCCGACCGCGATTGCCGAGAATTTTGGAAATTTGTCGATAACTTGGCAATCGCGAACAAATATAAGGATATTATAAAACGAAGCATCATAACCCGGGTTGAAGTGAATACCGCCGAGGGTACATGGGATTTATTTATTAATCTTGCCCAACCATTGCCGTCGAAGGTCTTTGATTTGGCAGCTCAATATTTGTCTGCGTCATGCGGCTTAAAGAGGGTAACTTTTCATCAAACAGTGGGCGATCTTGACACATTTCTTACTAACGAATGGCCAAAGTTAGTCGCTCAGGTGTCTCAGGGTAACCAGGCCATTGCCGTACTGCTTGGTCACGCTAATTACCATTTTGATGGGTATACGCTTACCATTGAAGTTGAAGGCGAGTTATCGGCTGAGATGCTGATCAGCAAGAAAATAGATAAAAGTATCAGGGACTATATTCTTTATGAATTTGGCCAGCATTGCCAAGTAAAGTTTTTTTCTTCCAAGCCGGCGGCCGATATCATTTCTGATGAAGACCTGATGACGCCTGAATATCTGGAAGCACTTACAGAATGTCAAGATCTGCGGGAGAAGCAGGACGACAATCCAGTTATTTTCGGTCGAAATATTAAAGACGATCCGGTGCCAATCAGTAGTATTCAGGATGAAGCTCGCAACATTGTTATTGAGGGAGAGATCATCGGCTTTGAGACGCGTGCCCTCCGTTCCGGTCGGACGCTGCTCACCTTTGATCTAGCCGATACCACAGATGGCATAAGCGGCAAGGTGTTTTTTGATGATGCTGAAGAAGCCAGCAAAGTAGCTAAAATCCTCAGTGAGGGCATGTGGGTCAAGGTAAAGGGCACCATTCAGTTTGACAAGTTTGGCAATGAATTGATGATGTTTGCTGATAGTATGTGCCGAACTCATAAACAGGAACGCATGGATACAGCCGCCATCCCGCGGGTGGAACTTCATGCCCATACGCGGATGAGTAATATGGATGCCGTTGTCTCTGTGAAACAACTTATCAAGACAGCGGCAAAATGGAAGCATCCCGCTATTGCCATTACGGACCATGGCGTAGTTCAGGCTTTTCCTGAGGCCTATGAGGAAGCCGCGAAAGCCGGTATAAAGGTAATCTACGGAATGGAAGGCTACCTCTTTGACGATGATATAACGCAGGCCCGTCATATAATTATTTTGGCCAAAAATGCAATAGGACTGCGAAATTTGTACCGCCTTGTTTCATTGTCTCACTTAAAATTTCTGCATCGGACACCCCGCATTCCTCGCACGGCACTGGAAGAACACCGTGAAGGCCTCATCTTAGGCTCAGCCTGCGAAGCCGGTGAACTTATTCAGGCCATTCTGGCAGGGGCTTCGGAGGAAGAGCTTCTAAAAATTGCTTCATTTTACGATTATTTGGAAATTCAGCCTATCGGTAACAACGCCTTTCTGGTGCGCGAAGGCAAGGTAGCCGATGACGAAGGATTGCGGCGATTAAATTTACGCGTTTGCGAATTAGGGGAAAAACTTAACAAGCCCGTTGTTGCTACCTGTGACGTTCATTTTCTAAACCCGGAAGATGAGGTCTATCGCCGGATTTTAATGACTGGGCAAGGTTTTGCCGACGCCGACCAGCAGCCGCCCCTTTACTTCCGTACTACCGACGAGATGTTAAGCGAGTTTGCTTATCTGGGAGCGGAAAAGGCATACGAGGTAGTAGTCGAAAACTCCAGGCGCATAAGCGAGTTGATTGAGCATTTTAAACCTATTCCGGATGAACTTTATGCGCCCAAAATTCCCGGAGCGGAGGAGCAAATCCGGTCAATGGCCTACCAACGAGCAATCGAGCTTTACGGTGATCCGTTGCCCGAGATTGTTGCTTCTCGCCTAAAATATGAGTTGGATTCCATTATTAATAACGGTTTTGCTGTCTTGTATCTTATCGCTCACAAGCTGGTCAAAAAATCTTTGGATGATGGTTATCTTGTCGGATCGCGCGGTTCAGTCGGTTCTTCTTTCGTGGCTACCATGACAGGTATTACCGAGGTTAATCCCTTGGCTCCCCATTGGCGTTGCCCGGCGTGTAAACACTCCGAATTTATTACTGACGGCAGTTATGGTAGCGGTTTTGATTTACCTGATAAACATTGCCCTCAATGCCAAACACTAATGCAAAAAGACGGGCATGATATTCCTTTTGCTGTGTTCATGGGTTTTCACGGTGACAAAGTACCGGATATCGATCTGAACTTTTCCGGGGAATACCAGCCGATTGCGCATAAGTATACAGAGGAACTCTTTGGGCGGGACAATGTATTTCGGGCTGGTACTATTGCCACTATTGCCGATAAAACTGCCTACGGTTTTGTTAAAAATTATTTCGCTGATAAAGGTTATGCCGTCCGTAATGCTTACATTAATAAACTTGTCAGCGGCTGCACGGGCGTGAAGCGTACGACCGGACAGCATCCCGGCGGCATAATGGTAGTTCCGCGCGATATGGATGTGCATCATTTTACTCCCATCCAATATCCCGCTGATGACAAAAACTCTTCAACAATTACTACCCATTTCGACTATCATTCCATTAGTAGCCGTCTCGTAAAACTGGATATTCTGGGACATGACGATCCGACCGTTATTAAAATGTTGGAGGATCTTACCGGTATTGATGCTAAACAGATTCCTTTCGACGATGCAAAGACTATGAGTCTTTTCTCGTCAACGGAAGCGTTGGGATTGACGCCCGAGCAGTTGGGCACCACTGTGGGCACCTTCGGTATTCCAGAGTTTGGCACAAAATTTGTCCGACAGATGTTGGAAGATACGAAACCAAAGACATTCAGCGAGTTGGTCCGGATTAGCGGTTTTTCTCATGGTACGGATGTCTGGCTGAATAACGCCCAGGATTTAATAAAAAAGGGCATTGCCAAACTTTCTGAAGCCATTTCTGCCCGGGACGATATTATGGTTTACTTGATTCAGAAAGGTTTAGAACCTCAAATCGCTTTTAAGATCATGGAAGGCGTCCGTAAAGGAAAAGGGGTAAAGCCAGAAGATGTAGAGTATATGCGCTCAAAAGGCGTGCCAGAGTGGTATATTGAGTCGTGCCAGAAAATCAAATACATGTTTCCCAAAGCCCACGCGGTAGCGTATGTAATGATGGCATTTCGCATTGCCTATTGTAAAGTTCATTACCCGCTGGCATTTTACGCTTCCTATTTCACTGTACGGGCTACTGACTTCGACGCCGACCTGATAATCCAGGGCGAAGCCGCCTTGCGTTCCAAAATCAATGAGTTTGAACAGAAAGGCAATAATCTTTCGGCAAAAGAAAAAAGCCAATTAACCATAATGGAAATGGCTTTGGAGATGTACTTGCGCGGGTATATCTTTCACCCTGTCGATATATACCGTTCAGATGCAGCAAAGTTTTTAATCGTTGACAATGGGCTGTTGCCGCCAATAGGTTCGCTGCAGGGTGTTGGTGATACGGCTGCCCGCAATATTGTCCAAGCCCGCAAGGAACGTCCTTTTTCTTCGCTTGATGACTTACGCACTCGTGCGCGGGTGTCAAAGACAGTCATCGACACTTTGAAAGCTCATGGTTGTCTTGACGATCTTCCCGAAACTGACCAGATCATGCTTTTTGCTTAA
- a CDS encoding NFACT family protein, giving the protein MNIEGLTLAPLLWELNAKLTGGRIDKIFQPDDYTLVIWVRQPHETLRLIISVNPASPCLYLSDTPPENPAIPSAFCMLLRKHLVDGRIAAVTQHGLDRIAYITIDVRDESRRYRQ; this is encoded by the coding sequence ATGAATATCGAAGGATTAACGCTCGCACCGCTGCTGTGGGAACTAAATGCCAAACTAACCGGCGGACGGATTGATAAAATTTTTCAGCCAGATGATTATACACTGGTAATCTGGGTACGTCAGCCTCACGAAACACTGCGCTTGATTATTTCTGTAAACCCCGCTAGTCCCTGCTTGTACCTAAGCGACACCCCGCCGGAAAATCCGGCTATACCATCAGCATTTTGCATGCTGCTTCGTAAACACTTGGTTGACGGACGCATTGCTGCCGTCACCCAACACGGTCTAGACCGCATTGCCTACATAACGATTGACGTTCGCGATGAATCCCGGCGGTATCGCCAGTAA